In a genomic window of Macrobrachium rosenbergii isolate ZJJX-2024 chromosome 44, ASM4041242v1, whole genome shotgun sequence:
- the LOC136829618 gene encoding uncharacterized protein, producing the protein MAVACWHTSAKSYLQRNRNTPRSTELLAIHHAIRHISHMLEGWQFLVQTDHQPLVHAFTKKTDCWLAISKFSCIIRYLKGSSDNVTDALSRNTINAVHIGILHPKIAAAQIDDVDLHCLRQESSALSWRDFTINDRETTIAGEMITGRPRPYLMLALGRKVFSLNHDLSNPSGHSTTHILTERYIWWARRMDIKKWACECLPRQTSKVMRNTKSGIGEFQITNCCLSHIHVDIECPYPTPRRTDTPSPSSTEIPDGLRQQLSNRGLQKVSESSDQLG; encoded by the coding sequence ATGGCTGTCGCCTGTTGGCATACTTCAGCAAAAAGCTATCTCCAgcggaacagaaatactccacgTTCAACAGAGCTGCTGGCAATCCACCACGCCATCCGACATATCAGTCATATGCTTGAGGGATGGCAATTCTTGGTGCAAACAGACCATCAGCCTTTAGTCCACGCTTTCACAAAAAAGACAGATTGCTGGTTGGCAATCTCCAAGTTTTCCTGCATCATCAGGTACCTGAAGGGCTCCTCCGACAATGTCACAGATGCCCTTTCCAGAAACACCATTAACGCTGTCCATATCGGGATATTACATCCCAAGATTGCAGCAGCCCAGATAGATGATGTTGACCTGCACTGCCTCCGACAGGAAAGTTCTGCCCTCTCGTGGAGGGATTTCACCATAAATGACAGAGAGACGACCATTGCCGGTGAAATGATTACCGGACGTCCTCGCCCCTATCTAATGCTGGCCCTGGGGAGAAAGGTTTTCAGTCTCAACCATGATCTGTCAAACCCATCAGGCCACTCCACCACCCATATCCTGACAGAACGGTACATTTGGTGGGCAAGGAGGATGGACATTAAGAAATGGGCTTGTGAATGTCTCCCCCGCCAAACGTCCAAGGTTATGAGGAACACAAAATCAGGTATAGGAGAATTCCAAATAACCAACTGCTGCCTAAGCCATATTCACGTCGACATTGAGTGCCCCTACCCGACTCCGAGGCGTACAGATACCCCTTCACCATCGTCGACCGAAATACCAGATGGCCTGAGGCAACAACTCTCAAACAGGGGATTGCAAAAAGTTAGTGAAAGCTCTGACCAACTGGGTTAG
- the LOC136829617 gene encoding uncharacterized protein, producing MVERFHHSLKAALTARCQDGRWRKELPWILLEPRTALNALATEALYRQSLATPADVFQGPNEPTTSSNICRAVAKIMPARKKYFVAKKSYIPAELQCIKYVFVRIDAHRRPSLLLTQDLTPSCNVNISAMRCHWMEELPGSHRLKPAYILKDDSSS from the coding sequence ATGGTCGAGCGATTCCATCACTCCCTTAAAGCAGCTCTTACTGCCAGATGTCAAGATGGGAGGTGGAGAAAGGAGTTGCCATGGATTTTATTAGAACCGAGAACAGCACTCAATGCTTTGGCCACTGAGGCACTCTACAGACAATCGTTAGCAACACCTGCAGATGTATTTCAAGGCCCAAATGAACCCACCACCTCTTCCAATATCTGTAGAGCGGTAGCAAAAATCATGCCAGCAAGGAAAAAATACTTTGTGGCTAAGAAATCCTACATCCCTGCAGAACTAcagtgtataaaatatgtattcgTCAGGATAGATGCACACCGACGCCCCTCTCTCCTGCTTACTCAGGACCTCACCCCATCCTGCAATGTCAATATAAGTGCTATGAGATGTCATTGGATGGAAGAACTACCTGGATCTCACAGATTAAAACCAGCATACATTCTGAAGGATGATTCATCTTCCtaa